A single uncultured Acetobacterium sp. DNA region contains:
- a CDS encoding methyltetrahydrofolate cobalamin methyltransferase, with amino-acid sequence MIIIGEKINGAIPSTAKAIVAKDTEFIKNLAIAQAEAGADFIDVCASVDDDIELETMKWLIDIVQEAVDTPIAVDSPNVYTCIESMKYCNKPGLFNSMSLEGDKADVAFKAIANTKWECVALLNSDKGIPKTAKDRLDVFADLMVKVKEYNIDPSRMHIDPLIEMLCTSEDGIQMVTEVIRGIKAQYPTIHVTGAVSNISFNLPARRIANQAFAVLAMSAGMDSFILDPLNKDMMGMLFATEAMMGEDEYCMEYIGAFREGIFVQ; translated from the coding sequence ATGATTATTATTGGAGAAAAAATTAACGGTGCCATCCCATCAACCGCCAAAGCGATTGTGGCCAAGGATACAGAATTTATTAAAAATCTGGCGATTGCACAGGCGGAAGCCGGCGCCGACTTCATTGATGTCTGTGCCTCAGTGGATGATGACATTGAACTGGAAACCATGAAATGGCTGATTGACATTGTTCAGGAAGCGGTAGATACGCCGATTGCGGTGGACAGTCCCAATGTTTACACTTGTATCGAGTCCATGAAATACTGTAATAAACCGGGACTCTTTAATTCAATGTCGTTGGAAGGCGACAAGGCGGATGTGGCCTTTAAAGCTATCGCTAATACTAAATGGGAATGCGTCGCGCTGCTAAACAGCGACAAAGGGATTCCGAAAACGGCTAAAGACCGTCTGGATGTCTTTGCCGATCTGATGGTCAAGGTGAAAGAATACAACATCGACCCATCCAGAATGCATATTGATCCCTTGATTGAAATGCTGTGTACCTCCGAAGACGGGATTCAAATGGTAACCGAGGTTATCCGCGGCATCAAAGCCCAATACCCCACCATCCATGTAACCGGCGCCGTCAGCAACATTTCCTTCAACCTGCCAGCCCGACGGATTGCCAACCAGGCCTTTGCCGTTTTGGCGATGAGTGCTGGGATGGACAGTTTCATCCTCGATCCTTTGAACAAGGATATGATGGGAATGTTGTTTGCCACCGAAGCAATGATGGGCGAAGATGAGTACTGTATGGAATACATTGGTGCCTTCCGTGAAGGTATTTTTGTGCAATAA
- a CDS encoding corrinoid protein, whose amino-acid sequence MSKIEEVKGLVETGKSKKVAAAVQEALDAGDKAQDILDAMIASMGVVGDKFSSGEIFVPEMLIAAKAMSKGVEVLKPVMAGDGSSSLGTCIMGTVAGDLHDIGKNLVVMMLESAGFDMVDLGVDVPAERFVEAAKENNNVVLVACSGLLTTTMPALKEAVQTVKAALPDMKVIVGGAPVTQEYANEIGADGYAPDAGSSASKAKEIIGA is encoded by the coding sequence ATGTCAAAAATTGAAGAAGTAAAAGGTTTGGTCGAAACTGGTAAATCAAAAAAGGTTGCCGCAGCCGTTCAGGAAGCATTGGACGCTGGCGATAAAGCACAGGATATTCTGGATGCGATGATCGCTTCCATGGGTGTTGTTGGCGATAAATTCTCATCCGGTGAAATCTTTGTACCAGAAATGCTGATTGCTGCCAAAGCCATGTCCAAAGGTGTCGAAGTTTTAAAACCAGTGATGGCAGGCGATGGCTCCAGCTCACTGGGAACCTGTATCATGGGAACCGTTGCCGGGGATCTTCATGATATCGGTAAAAACCTGGTTGTAATGATGTTGGAAAGCGCTGGCTTTGATATGGTTGATTTGGGCGTTGACGTACCAGCCGAACGATTCGTAGAAGCTGCCAAAGAAAATAACAACGTTGTTCTGGTTGCCTGTTCCGGTCTTCTGACAACGACCATGCCAGCATTAAAAGAAGCAGTTCAAACCGTTAAAGCAGCATTACCGGACATGAAAGTAATTGTTGGTGGCGCACCTGTAACTCAGGAATATGCGAATGAAATCGGTGCTGACGGTTATGCTCCGGACGCTGGTAGCTCAGCTTCTAAAGCAAAAGAAATCATCGGCGCATAG
- a CDS encoding uroporphyrinogen decarboxylase family protein gives MLTIKQNLLETIKGGKPDRFVNSYEYLELMWAAPVLGAACGVPGQIVKNQWGVTMQWPEGQPGAFPVHGNDKVIKDIENWKDYISMPNVTYSEADWAAAVAHANSVDRNEKFVTAIYFYGIFEQTHFMMGMEDALMAFYEEPEAMHELIDFIVEHEIATAKEYFKYIKPDALFHHDDWGSQLSTFLSPEMFAEFLLPAYKKLYGFWKDNGVEIIVHHADCYAATLVPFMIEMGIDIWQGVMSSNNIPELIEKYGSQITFMGGIDDGKIDRAEWSPELVAAEVEKVCRENGTKFFIPGMTSGTPASVFENVNVTVGKEIERMSREMF, from the coding sequence ATGTTAACAATTAAACAAAACTTGCTGGAAACCATCAAAGGCGGTAAGCCGGATCGGTTTGTCAATTCTTATGAATATCTGGAACTGATGTGGGCAGCACCGGTTTTAGGAGCAGCCTGCGGTGTTCCCGGTCAGATCGTCAAAAATCAGTGGGGCGTGACTATGCAATGGCCGGAGGGACAACCGGGAGCCTTTCCAGTTCATGGTAATGATAAAGTCATCAAAGATATTGAAAACTGGAAAGATTATATCAGTATGCCCAATGTGACTTATTCCGAAGCAGATTGGGCCGCAGCCGTCGCCCATGCCAATTCTGTGGACCGCAACGAAAAATTTGTGACGGCCATTTATTTTTATGGCATCTTTGAACAGACTCATTTCATGATGGGCATGGAAGATGCGCTAATGGCTTTCTATGAAGAACCCGAAGCAATGCATGAACTGATTGATTTTATTGTCGAGCATGAAATTGCCACAGCCAAAGAATATTTTAAGTATATCAAACCGGATGCGCTCTTCCATCATGATGACTGGGGCAGTCAGCTTTCGACATTTTTGTCACCGGAAATGTTTGCAGAGTTTTTACTGCCGGCCTATAAAAAGCTCTATGGCTTCTGGAAGGATAATGGAGTTGAAATAATTGTTCATCATGCCGACTGCTACGCCGCAACCTTAGTGCCATTCATGATCGAGATGGGGATTGATATTTGGCAGGGTGTGATGTCCAGTAACAATATTCCAGAACTGATTGAAAAATATGGCAGTCAGATTACCTTTATGGGCGGCATTGATGATGGTAAAATTGACCGGGCTGAATGGAGTCCAGAGCTGGTCGCTGCGGAAGTGGAAAAGGTCTGTCGAGAAAACGGAACTAAATTCTTTATTCCGGGGATGACATCTGGGACACCAGCCAGTGTTTTTGAAAATGTCAATGTAACCGTGGGAAAAGAGATTGAACGGATGAGTAGGGAAATGTTCTAG